In a single window of the Carnobacterium gallinarum DSM 4847 genome:
- a CDS encoding DNA internalization-related competence protein ComEC/Rec2: MKNFWIFPALFSLTLVVFCLTKFHWLAFLVALFCFVRLLFAGSRTIFLWSFLIGSITICFSLSISWQNQTTINDKKTNFLLDINPNTIKVDGEQLQFYGKIVGKDEMIVGFYRLKSEEEQRFWKKQQSYLIVKVDGELTQPENNRNFAQFNYRQFLEQKKCHWLLTVTDFKQVKPYSTSFWQPLKKVVELRQMLLKYIAKVPSEKVSSYIVALLFGGGNELQEETRNHFAKLGLVHLLSISGFHIHYLISMFRWILLRLSLSQELVSELLLVVLPIYGGLAGWQTGVFRAVLMSWLLLFARRYQLPLSGLDALSFTLIIGLWINPYQIFSVGFQLSYLLTAVLLLTTKRIQERFKRPITKELVISFIMLIASMPILSYSFYEFSWIVIVTTFLFTPVFSYFLLPSLSIITICSLFIVNSQFFYWVVKFVEIGIDWLEFVIYKLNSVGSFMIIVGRPKLVFSSGLVISSILFICTLERRKLQKIGVISLIISFLLFSYGRRVEASGEVIILDVGQGDAILIKEAFGRGAYLIDTGGDLSFKKADWQVRQKKTTVAVMKLIPTLKAEGISTLKAVFISHGDADHMGALLELAQEIKIEKLIFPQGTEKKQLFKNSLKQLALKGIEFQPVLAGEVWQPSNYLYLKALYPSKRGKGENNDSLVLYGEIGGLRWLFTGDIEAEGEAELVKNYPNLQIDCLKVAHHGSKSSTSELFIQQLKPKIALISCGLNNRFNHPNPEILHRLKKQEVKLYRTDLEGAIHYRYYGNHIGTFTTILN; the protein is encoded by the coding sequence ATGAAGAATTTCTGGATATTTCCAGCATTATTTTCCCTGACTTTAGTCGTGTTTTGTTTAACCAAGTTTCATTGGCTAGCTTTTTTAGTCGCCTTATTTTGTTTCGTACGTCTCCTTTTCGCAGGCAGTCGTACGATTTTTTTATGGTCGTTTTTAATTGGAAGTATCACAATTTGTTTTAGTTTATCTATTAGTTGGCAAAATCAAACCACAATCAATGATAAGAAAACAAATTTTTTGCTTGATATTAACCCCAATACTATCAAGGTCGATGGGGAACAGCTTCAGTTCTATGGGAAAATAGTTGGTAAAGATGAAATGATTGTTGGCTTTTACCGATTAAAAAGTGAAGAAGAACAACGTTTTTGGAAAAAACAACAAAGCTATTTAATTGTGAAGGTGGATGGAGAATTAACTCAACCTGAAAATAATCGGAATTTTGCTCAATTTAATTATCGACAATTTTTAGAACAAAAAAAATGCCATTGGTTGTTAACGGTAACTGATTTTAAACAAGTCAAACCTTATTCTACTTCTTTTTGGCAGCCTTTGAAAAAAGTGGTAGAGCTACGTCAGATGTTGTTGAAGTATATTGCTAAAGTACCCAGTGAGAAAGTCAGCAGTTATATAGTGGCTCTTTTATTTGGTGGTGGCAATGAGTTACAAGAAGAAACACGTAATCACTTTGCTAAACTTGGTTTAGTTCATTTATTAAGTATTTCAGGTTTTCATATTCATTATTTAATCTCAATGTTTCGTTGGATATTGTTAAGGTTATCCCTTTCTCAAGAGCTTGTAAGTGAGCTGTTGTTAGTTGTTTTACCTATTTATGGTGGATTAGCTGGTTGGCAAACAGGGGTTTTTCGGGCGGTTTTAATGAGTTGGCTACTCCTTTTTGCTAGACGTTACCAATTGCCATTAAGTGGGCTGGATGCCTTAAGTTTTACATTGATTATAGGTTTGTGGATAAATCCATATCAAATTTTTTCGGTAGGATTTCAGTTGAGCTATCTATTGACAGCAGTTTTATTATTGACTACTAAGCGGATACAAGAAAGATTTAAACGACCGATAACGAAAGAATTAGTGATTTCATTTATTATGTTAATTGCCTCAATGCCAATCTTAAGTTATTCTTTTTATGAATTTTCATGGATTGTGATTGTTACAACCTTTTTGTTTACTCCAGTGTTTAGTTATTTTTTATTACCAAGTTTGTCAATAATCACAATTTGTTCACTGTTTATTGTAAACAGTCAGTTTTTTTATTGGGTAGTAAAGTTTGTTGAGATTGGAATTGATTGGTTAGAATTTGTTATTTATAAGTTGAATTCAGTCGGTTCATTTATGATAATTGTTGGACGACCAAAATTAGTTTTTAGCAGTGGACTTGTAATTAGTAGCATTTTGTTTATCTGTACACTGGAACGGAGAAAACTACAAAAAATTGGTGTGATTAGTTTAATTATTTCGTTCCTTTTATTTAGTTATGGTAGAAGAGTTGAGGCTTCTGGAGAAGTTATTATTCTAGACGTGGGGCAGGGAGATGCAATTCTGATTAAAGAAGCATTTGGGCGTGGCGCTTATTTGATTGATACTGGTGGAGATTTATCCTTTAAAAAAGCTGATTGGCAGGTTCGACAAAAAAAGACTACCGTTGCAGTAATGAAACTAATTCCAACATTAAAAGCAGAAGGAATTTCAACTCTTAAAGCAGTTTTTATCAGTCATGGTGATGCGGATCATATGGGAGCCTTGCTTGAACTAGCTCAAGAAATAAAAATAGAAAAATTGATTTTTCCTCAAGGAACAGAAAAAAAGCAGTTATTTAAAAACTCTTTGAAGCAGCTTGCTCTAAAAGGAATTGAATTTCAGCCAGTACTTGCTGGCGAAGTGTGGCAACCGTCTAACTATTTATATTTAAAAGCTTTATATCCAAGTAAACGAGGCAAAGGTGAAAATAATGATTCACTGGTTTTATATGGGGAAATTGGCGGGTTACGTTGGCTATTTACGGGTGATATTGAAGCTGAGGGAGAAGCAGAGTTAGTGAAAAATTATCCGAATTTACAGATAGATTGCTTAAAAGTTGCGCATCACGGCAGTAAAAGTTCTACAAGTGAGTTATTCATACAACAGCTAAAGCCAAAAATTGCTTTAATTTCATGTGGTTTAAATAATCGGTTTAATCACCCAAATCCAGAAATTCTTCACCGTTTAAAAAAACAAGAGGTAAAGTTGTATCGAACAGATTTAGAAGGAGCCATTCATTATCGCTATTATGGAAATCATATAGGAACTTTTACAACGATTCTAAATTGA
- a CDS encoding PTS sugar transporter subunit IIB, with translation MLKVLAACGNGMGSSMVIKMKIEKALKELNVEDFKVDYCSVGEAKSQANGYDVVVASQHLIHELDGRTKGALLGLDNLMDDQEIKTKLTPLV, from the coding sequence ATGTTAAAAGTATTAGCAGCATGTGGCAATGGGATGGGTTCAAGTATGGTGATTAAAATGAAAATTGAAAAGGCCTTAAAAGAATTGAATGTAGAGGATTTTAAAGTGGATTATTGTAGTGTTGGGGAAGCAAAATCACAAGCGAATGGCTATGATGTTGTTGTTGCATCACAACATTTGATTCATGAACTAGATGGTCGTACAAAAGGGGCACTGTTGGGTTTAGACAACTTAATGGACGATCAAGAAATTAAAACCAAGTTAACCCCACTTGTTTAA
- a CDS encoding PTS ascorbate transporter subunit IIC codes for MEMFLTIFEWFANNILQKPEFFIGIIVFVGYVLLKKPFYECFAGFIKATVGYMILNVGSGGLVTTFRPILAGLNDRFNLDAAVIDPYFGLNAVNAALEDIGVALSWTMISLLIGFSLNIILVLFRKLTKLRTLFITGHIMVQQATTITWIVFFLFPEYRNLTGGVMVGILVGLYWAVSSNLTVGPTQRLTGNAGFAIGHQQMFAVWITDKVAGKLGDPEKNLDNIKMPKWLSIFHDNIVATGTLMMLFFGIIMTILGEDYLRGINPAFTPTTSFPMYILSQSLYFAVYLAILMQGVRMFVAELTNSFQGISNRILPGSLPAVDCAATFNFAPQNAVLFGFIFGALGQFITIFALIIFKSPVLIITGFVPVFFDNATVAVFANKRGGTRAAMICSFVSGVLQVSISAFAVMFFGLYKYGGWHGNIDFELFWPWAGVLMNYLGVIGFAIVCVFFLVIPQLQYRFAKSKDAYNEGLE; via the coding sequence ATGGAAATGTTTTTAACAATTTTTGAATGGTTTGCGAATAATATTTTGCAGAAACCAGAATTTTTTATTGGGATTATTGTTTTTGTTGGTTATGTTTTATTGAAAAAGCCATTTTATGAATGCTTTGCTGGATTTATTAAAGCGACTGTGGGATATATGATTTTAAATGTCGGTTCCGGTGGTCTAGTTACAACGTTTCGTCCGATATTAGCTGGTTTAAATGATCGTTTTAATTTAGATGCAGCAGTAATTGATCCTTATTTTGGACTAAATGCAGTGAATGCTGCTTTAGAAGATATTGGAGTTGCTTTATCTTGGACGATGATTTCGTTATTGATTGGCTTTTCCTTAAACATTATTTTAGTTTTATTCCGAAAACTCACTAAGCTTCGTACGTTATTTATAACAGGTCATATTATGGTTCAGCAAGCGACCACAATTACTTGGATTGTCTTTTTCTTATTCCCAGAGTATCGAAATTTAACTGGGGGTGTTATGGTGGGGATTTTAGTCGGACTTTATTGGGCTGTTTCTTCAAATCTAACAGTTGGCCCTACGCAACGGTTAACTGGAAATGCTGGTTTTGCTATTGGGCATCAACAAATGTTTGCTGTTTGGATAACGGATAAGGTTGCTGGGAAACTAGGAGATCCAGAAAAAAATCTAGACAATATTAAGATGCCTAAATGGTTATCCATTTTCCATGATAATATTGTGGCAACTGGAACGTTAATGATGCTGTTTTTTGGGATTATTATGACGATTTTAGGCGAGGATTATTTGCGGGGAATCAATCCAGCATTTACTCCAACAACGTCATTTCCAATGTATATTTTATCTCAATCTTTATATTTTGCAGTGTATTTAGCTATCTTAATGCAAGGCGTTCGGATGTTTGTTGCTGAATTAACAAATAGTTTCCAAGGGATTTCTAATCGAATTTTACCAGGATCACTACCTGCTGTTGATTGTGCGGCAACATTTAATTTTGCTCCGCAGAATGCTGTATTATTCGGCTTTATCTTTGGGGCACTAGGTCAATTTATAACGATTTTTGCATTAATAATTTTTAAATCACCTGTCTTAATTATTACTGGCTTTGTTCCAGTGTTTTTTGATAATGCAACAGTAGCCGTATTTGCGAATAAACGTGGTGGAACGCGAGCAGCGATGATTTGCTCTTTTGTTTCGGGTGTTTTACAGGTATCCATTAGTGCATTTGCAGTTATGTTCTTTGGACTTTATAAGTATGGCGGTTGGCATGGCAATATTGACTTTGAACTATTTTGGCCATGGGCGGGTGTTTTAATGAACTATTTAGGTGTGATTGGTTTTGCTATTGTGTGTGTATTCTTCTTAGTGATTCCCCAACTTCAATACCGTTTTGCTAAAAGTAAAGATGCCTACAATGAAGGCTTAGAATAA
- the rpsT gene encoding 30S ribosomal protein S20 — protein sequence MPNIESAIKRVRTNEKAAIQNNSQKSAMRTAIKKFEQAVEAGSENVASLHKEAIKAVDMAATKGLIHKNKANRDKSRLTAKLAK from the coding sequence ATGCCAAATATCGAATCTGCAATCAAACGTGTACGCACAAACGAAAAAGCAGCTATACAAAACAACTCTCAAAAGAGTGCTATGCGTACTGCTATTAAAAAATTCGAACAAGCTGTAGAAGCTGGTTCTGAAAATGTTGCATCATTACACAAAGAAGCAATCAAAGCTGTTGACATGGCAGCAACAAAAGGATTGATTCATAAAAATAAAGCTAACCGTGACAAATCTCGTTTAACTGCTAAATTAGCTAAATAA
- the proC gene encoding pyrroline-5-carboxylate reductase, which translates to MRKIGVIGAGQMGGALIKGLIESGSIDATEIYVSGGNGQTAKNLQKQLKFTLCLSNVELVEKAEILILAVTPTIIPTILTEIKEVIQPDTLIISLAASMLIQDYITILGSKVKLVRAIPNTPVSVLAGMTAVSYSESITEQDRDEVEELFQAVGEIVEVAEVQLASASTLSGCSPAFIALFIEALADGGVLNGLSRKQAYLLAEQALLGTAKLALITGQHPGELKDDVCSPGGSTIKGVVALEKHGFRNAVIQAIDAATKNE; encoded by the coding sequence ATGAGAAAAATTGGTGTAATTGGTGCGGGTCAAATGGGTGGAGCATTAATTAAAGGGTTGATTGAATCGGGTTCTATTGATGCAACAGAGATTTATGTAAGTGGCGGAAATGGTCAAACAGCTAAAAATTTACAAAAGCAATTAAAATTTACTTTGTGTTTATCTAATGTAGAACTTGTTGAAAAGGCAGAAATTCTTATTTTGGCAGTGACACCAACTATTATACCAACTATTTTAACTGAAATTAAAGAAGTTATTCAGCCAGATACATTGATTATCTCGCTAGCAGCTTCAATGCTCATTCAAGATTATATAACTATTTTAGGATCAAAAGTGAAATTGGTGCGAGCAATTCCTAATACTCCTGTTTCAGTTTTAGCAGGAATGACTGCTGTTAGTTACAGCGAAAGCATTACAGAGCAAGATAGAGATGAAGTGGAAGAACTTTTTCAAGCGGTAGGGGAAATTGTGGAAGTGGCAGAAGTGCAGTTAGCTAGCGCAAGTACGCTATCTGGATGTTCACCTGCTTTTATTGCTTTATTTATTGAAGCACTAGCTGATGGCGGTGTGTTAAACGGCTTATCAAGAAAACAGGCGTATCTTTTAGCAGAACAGGCTTTGTTAGGAACTGCGAAGTTAGCCTTGATTACTGGACAACATCCGGGGGAGTTAAAGGACGATGTATGCTCACCAGGTGGTTCAACGATTAAAGGTGTTGTTGCTTTAGAAAAGCATGGTTTTCGCAATGCTGTGATTCAAGCAATTGATGCAGCGACTAAAAATGAATAA
- the ulaG gene encoding L-ascorbate 6-phosphate lactonase: MAKINEVTRESWILNTFPEWGTYLNEEIDTTEVKSGTFAMWWLGCTGIWLKSHENTNILCDLWCGTGKQSHGTGKMKKGHQMMRMSGCENMQPNLRTQPFVIDPFAIKNLDALVVTHIHSDHVDIHTAAAVLQNCEETVPFIGPQGVVDIWIGWGVPKERCVVVRPGDQVQVKGITINALEAFDRTALVTAAEDVVLKGKLPQDMDEIAVNYLFETSGGSLYHAGDSHYSNQFAKHGNQYQIDVALGAYGENPRGITDKVTSVDMLRMAESLNTNVVIPVHYDIWANFQADPKEITLLWESKKDRLQYKFKPYIWQVGGKFVYPDDKDKMEFNYYRGFDDVFAIDPDLPFPSFL; the protein is encoded by the coding sequence ATGGCAAAAATTAATGAAGTAACTCGAGAGTCTTGGATTTTAAATACATTTCCAGAATGGGGAACGTATCTAAATGAGGAAATTGATACAACTGAAGTGAAATCAGGAACATTTGCAATGTGGTGGTTAGGATGTACCGGAATTTGGTTGAAATCTCATGAGAATACGAATATTTTATGTGACTTATGGTGTGGTACAGGAAAGCAAAGCCATGGAACGGGGAAAATGAAAAAAGGTCATCAAATGATGCGGATGAGTGGTTGTGAAAATATGCAGCCTAACTTAAGAACACAACCTTTTGTAATTGATCCATTTGCCATTAAAAATCTTGATGCATTAGTAGTGACTCATATTCATTCAGATCACGTAGACATCCATACAGCTGCAGCGGTTTTACAAAATTGTGAAGAGACAGTTCCTTTTATTGGTCCCCAAGGTGTAGTCGATATTTGGATTGGCTGGGGTGTACCAAAAGAACGATGCGTCGTTGTTCGACCAGGAGATCAAGTTCAAGTGAAGGGAATTACGATTAATGCGTTGGAAGCGTTTGATCGTACAGCTTTAGTGACGGCAGCAGAGGATGTCGTTCTGAAAGGGAAATTGCCACAAGATATGGACGAAATTGCTGTGAATTATTTATTTGAAACATCAGGTGGTTCACTGTATCATGCTGGCGATTCACATTATTCTAACCAATTTGCAAAACATGGCAATCAGTATCAAATTGATGTGGCTTTAGGTGCCTATGGAGAAAATCCACGTGGGATTACAGATAAGGTGACTTCTGTTGATATGTTACGGATGGCTGAATCTTTAAATACTAATGTAGTAATCCCGGTTCATTATGATATCTGGGCTAATTTCCAAGCAGATCCTAAGGAAATTACGTTGTTATGGGAATCTAAAAAAGATCGTTTGCAGTACAAATTTAAACCCTATATTTGGCAAGTAGGTGGAAAATTTGTGTATCCCGATGATAAAGATAAAATGGAATTTAATTATTATCGTGGTTTTGATGATGTTTTTGCGATTGATCCAGATTTACCATTCCCATCATTCTTGTAA
- a CDS encoding helix-hairpin-helix domain-containing protein: protein MDHLKQWMKEHQVVVKVVIGGISAMCLIGGVLFWQMAGIKSSSQPVELEALLASEISTSEKKEEISKSSVDNHKEIIMIDLKGAIKKPGVYQGTSEMRLIDMIALAGGFLENANQTPINLALRLEDQMVIYIPIIGEELSIEAISPVQPKEANHSENQKTNEQVNINTADVSELQKLNGIGQKKAETILQHREENGSFQTIEELKNISGIGVKIFEGLKEQITVGQ, encoded by the coding sequence ATGGATCATTTAAAACAGTGGATGAAGGAACATCAAGTAGTAGTAAAAGTTGTGATTGGAGGCATTAGTGCTATGTGCTTAATCGGTGGAGTTTTATTTTGGCAGATGGCCGGAATAAAGTCATCTTCTCAACCAGTCGAGTTGGAAGCATTATTAGCGAGTGAAATAAGTACTTCTGAAAAGAAAGAGGAAATCAGTAAGAGCAGCGTAGATAATCACAAAGAAATCATTATGATTGATTTGAAAGGTGCTATAAAAAAACCAGGAGTCTATCAAGGTACAAGTGAGATGCGCTTGATTGATATGATTGCATTAGCAGGTGGATTTTTAGAAAATGCCAATCAAACACCGATTAATTTAGCTTTGCGTTTAGAAGATCAAATGGTTATTTATATTCCAATTATTGGTGAAGAATTATCGATTGAAGCGATCTCGCCGGTTCAACCTAAGGAAGCCAACCATTCAGAAAATCAAAAAACGAACGAACAAGTAAATATTAATACAGCAGATGTAAGTGAATTGCAAAAATTAAATGGAATTGGGCAAAAGAAAGCAGAGACTATTCTCCAACATAGGGAAGAGAATGGTTCGTTTCAAACGATTGAAGAGTTGAAAAATATTTCTGGAATTGGTGTCAAGATATTTGAAGGGTTAAAAGAACAAATTACTGTGGGTCAGTAA
- the uvrB gene encoding excinuclease ABC subunit UvrB: MVKDTFELVSKYQPNGDQPEAIRQLVQGINEGKKEQTLLGATGTGKTFTVSNVIKEVNKPTLVIAHNKTLAGQLYGEFKEFFPNNAVEYFVSYYDYYQPEAYVPSSDTYIEKESSVNDEIDKLRHSATSSLIERRDVIVVASVSCIYGLVNPVDYKEHVLSIRQGAEMERNELLRRLVEMQFERNDIDFQRGRFRVRGDVVEIFLASRDSEAIRVEFFGDEIERIREIDVLTGEIKADIEHVPIFPATHFIANADQTREAVDKIKAELEERLKVLRAEDQLVEAQRLEQRTNYDMEMLLEMGYCSGIENYSRHMDRRKSGEPPYTLLDFFPDDSLIVIDESHITMSQIRGMYNGDQARKQRLIDYGFRLPSALDNRPLRLEEFEEHVNQIMYISATPGPYELERAPDYVEQIIRPTGLLDPIIEVRPIHGQIDDLIGEINARSERNERVFITTLTKKMSEDLTNYLKEVGIKVKYLHSDIKTLERTEIIRDLRMGEFDVLIGINLLREGIDVPEVSLVAILDADKEGFLRSERSLVQTIGRAARNSNGKVIMYADRMTESMKAAIGETSRRRATQEAYNAEHGITPTTIIKEIRDLISITKAVDDSEDYDSAAEMINDLTQAERKELIVKMEMEMRAAAKELDFEKAANLRDIVLELKAKN; the protein is encoded by the coding sequence ATGGTAAAAGACACCTTTGAGTTAGTATCAAAATATCAGCCGAATGGGGATCAGCCAGAGGCGATTCGTCAATTGGTACAAGGTATCAATGAAGGGAAAAAGGAACAAACTCTTTTGGGCGCAACGGGAACAGGAAAAACGTTTACTGTTTCTAATGTAATTAAAGAAGTCAATAAGCCAACTTTAGTAATTGCGCATAATAAAACCTTAGCGGGTCAATTATATGGCGAATTCAAAGAATTTTTCCCGAATAATGCTGTTGAATATTTTGTTAGTTATTATGATTATTATCAACCGGAAGCATATGTTCCATCTAGTGATACGTATATTGAAAAAGAATCAAGCGTTAACGATGAGATTGATAAATTACGCCATTCAGCAACAAGTTCGTTAATTGAACGACGTGATGTCATTGTTGTGGCTTCAGTTTCGTGTATCTATGGTTTAGTAAATCCAGTAGATTATAAAGAGCATGTCCTTTCGATTCGCCAAGGTGCTGAGATGGAACGCAATGAGTTATTGCGCCGTTTAGTTGAGATGCAATTTGAGCGAAATGATATTGATTTTCAACGGGGACGTTTCCGAGTTCGAGGAGATGTAGTAGAGATTTTTCTAGCTTCTCGCGATAGTGAAGCGATTCGTGTAGAATTTTTTGGTGATGAGATTGAACGAATTCGTGAAATTGATGTTCTAACTGGAGAAATCAAGGCAGATATTGAACATGTACCTATTTTTCCGGCAACTCACTTTATTGCAAATGCTGATCAAACCCGTGAAGCGGTGGATAAGATTAAAGCGGAACTTGAAGAACGCTTAAAAGTACTGCGGGCAGAAGATCAGCTTGTTGAAGCTCAACGTTTAGAACAACGAACAAACTATGATATGGAAATGTTATTAGAGATGGGTTATTGTTCAGGAATTGAGAATTATTCAAGACATATGGATAGGCGGAAATCTGGTGAACCGCCATATACATTGTTGGATTTCTTTCCAGATGATTCTTTAATTGTTATTGATGAATCTCATATTACAATGTCGCAAATTCGTGGGATGTATAATGGGGACCAAGCGCGTAAACAACGATTAATTGATTATGGTTTCAGATTGCCAAGTGCTTTAGATAATCGTCCTTTGCGTTTAGAAGAATTTGAAGAACATGTGAACCAAATTATGTATATTTCAGCAACTCCTGGTCCGTACGAATTAGAACGAGCACCAGATTATGTGGAACAAATTATTCGTCCAACAGGTCTATTAGATCCAATTATTGAAGTCCGTCCAATCCATGGTCAAATTGATGATTTAATTGGGGAAATTAATGCTCGTAGTGAACGAAATGAACGGGTCTTTATTACAACATTAACGAAGAAAATGTCAGAAGACTTAACGAATTATCTAAAAGAAGTTGGAATTAAAGTTAAATATTTGCATAGTGATATAAAAACGTTAGAACGAACTGAAATTATCCGTGATTTACGAATGGGTGAATTTGATGTTCTAATTGGGATTAACTTGCTTCGTGAAGGAATCGATGTTCCAGAAGTTTCTCTTGTTGCAATTTTAGATGCAGATAAGGAAGGCTTCTTACGTAGTGAACGTTCATTAGTACAGACTATTGGACGGGCAGCACGGAATTCAAATGGGAAAGTTATCATGTATGCAGATCGGATGACTGAATCAATGAAAGCAGCAATTGGTGAAACGAGTCGTCGTCGTGCTACTCAAGAAGCCTATAATGCTGAACATGGCATTACGCCAACAACAATTATTAAAGAAATTCGTGATTTAATTTCGATTACAAAAGCAGTGGATGATTCAGAAGATTACGACTCTGCTGCAGAAATGATTAATGATTTAACTCAGGCAGAGCGTAAAGAATTGATTGTGAAGATGGAAATGGAAATGCGCGCAGCTGCGAAAGAGCTAGACTTTGAAAAAGCAGCAAATCTCCGAGATATTGTTTTAGAATTAAAAGCTAAAAATTAA
- a CDS encoding ComE operon protein 2 — translation MVKRIPWDQYFMAQSLLLSLRSTCTRLTVGATIVRDKRIIAGGYNGSVTGDVHCVDEGCYVVDGHCLRTIHAEMNAILQCAKFGVATENAEIYVTHFPCLQCTKMILQAGIKKIHYLEDYHNDPYALKLIEQAHVQCQKVTLSNEYFSQLRFGTEE, via the coding sequence ATGGTAAAAAGAATTCCTTGGGATCAATACTTTATGGCACAGAGCCTATTATTGTCTTTAAGAAGTACTTGTACGAGATTAACTGTAGGAGCAACGATTGTTAGAGATAAACGAATTATTGCAGGTGGTTATAATGGCTCTGTTACAGGAGATGTTCACTGTGTGGATGAAGGATGTTACGTTGTGGATGGACATTGCTTACGAACGATTCATGCAGAAATGAATGCTATTTTACAATGTGCCAAATTTGGTGTAGCAACTGAAAATGCTGAAATCTATGTTACGCATTTTCCGTGTTTGCAGTGTACAAAGATGATTCTACAAGCAGGAATTAAAAAAATTCATTATCTTGAAGATTATCATAATGATCCATATGCGCTAAAATTAATTGAGCAGGCCCACGTTCAATGTCAAAAAGTAACTCTTTCAAATGAATATTTTTCACAATTACGTTTTGGTACAGAGGAATAA
- the holA gene encoding DNA polymerase III subunit delta — translation MNYATEMAKINKGQLAPVYLFLGTESYLAESARHDLIKAVLSEDEMDLNFGAYDMEEVPVGVALDDAESVPFFGDKRLVIMDRPTFFTAEKNKQKFEHDLVWLENYLTNPPDFTVLAFFAPYEKLDERKKITKLVKKVATVIEVNTLSEKEVRHFLKDLIANEGYQITPEAFELLIQLTDAKLSTAMSELPKLFLFGSDTKQITKPAVNELVAKSLEQNIFALVEYVLKKRVAEALTLYQDLLLQKEDPIKINAILMTQFRLLVQVKFLEKKGYQQGDIAGMLKVHPYRVKLAIQQARKFSEQTLITAFDGLVEAEYRLKTGQGNKEMQFELFVLQFSGVKS, via the coding sequence ATGAATTATGCTACTGAAATGGCAAAGATAAATAAAGGTCAGCTAGCTCCCGTTTATTTATTTTTAGGAACAGAGTCCTACTTAGCTGAATCGGCAAGGCACGATTTGATTAAAGCCGTCTTATCTGAAGATGAAATGGATTTAAATTTTGGTGCATACGATATGGAAGAAGTACCTGTTGGTGTGGCATTAGATGATGCAGAGTCGGTTCCGTTTTTTGGTGATAAACGTTTAGTAATTATGGATCGTCCAACATTTTTTACAGCTGAAAAAAATAAGCAAAAGTTTGAACATGATTTAGTTTGGTTAGAAAATTATTTGACCAATCCGCCTGATTTTACAGTACTTGCTTTTTTTGCTCCATACGAAAAATTAGATGAACGTAAGAAAATTACAAAGTTAGTTAAAAAAGTAGCTACAGTTATTGAAGTGAACACTTTATCAGAAAAGGAAGTTCGTCATTTTTTAAAGGATTTAATTGCTAATGAAGGCTATCAGATTACACCTGAGGCTTTTGAATTGCTGATTCAATTAACAGATGCAAAATTATCAACAGCAATGTCTGAATTGCCTAAGTTATTTTTATTTGGTTCAGATACAAAACAAATTACAAAACCTGCAGTGAATGAGTTAGTTGCTAAGTCTTTAGAACAAAATATTTTTGCTTTAGTCGAATATGTTTTGAAAAAAAGAGTAGCTGAAGCATTAACGTTATATCAAGATTTATTGTTACAAAAAGAAGACCCAATTAAAATTAATGCAATTTTAATGACTCAGTTTAGATTGCTTGTTCAAGTAAAGTTTCTGGAAAAAAAAGGATATCAACAAGGGGATATTGCTGGAATGTTGAAAGTCCATCCTTACCGTGTGAAGTTAGCTATTCAGCAGGCAAGGAAATTTAGTGAACAAACTTTAATAACAGCTTTTGATGGTTTAGTTGAGGCAGAATATCGATTAAAAACTGGTCAAGGAAATAAAGAAATGCAATTTGAATTATTTGTATTGCAATTTTCTGGAGTGAAGTCTTAA